The DNA segment CGACGGCATCAAGCGCAGCTCGGGCCGCTCCGGCGGCACCGAGGGCGGGCTGACCACCGGCGAGCTGCTGCGGGTGCGGGCCGCGATGAAGCCGATCGCGACGGTGCCGAAGGCGCTGGCGACCGTCGACGTGAGCACCGGTGAGGCGGCCAAGGCGCACCACCAGCGCTCGGACGTGTGCGCCGTGCCGGCCGCGGGCATCGTCGCCGAGGCGATGGTGGCCCTGGTCCTGGCCGACGCGGTGGTGGAGAAGTTCGGCGGCGACAGCGTGCCGGAGACCCGCCGCAACGTGCGGACCTACCTCGACCACCTGGCGATCCGATGACCTCGCCGGTCGTCGTGCTGATCGGCCCGCCCGGGGCCGGCAAGTCGACGGTGGGCGCGCTGCTGGCCGAGCGGCTGGGCGTCGGCTACCGGGACACCGACGCCGACATCGTCGCCACGGCCGGCCGCCCGATCGCCGAGATCTTCATCGACGAGGGCGAGCCGTACTTCCGCGAGCTGGAGCGGACGGCGGTGCGCGAGGCGCTGGAGAGCCACCCCGGGGTGCTCTCGCTCGGCGGCGGCGCGATCCTGGACGGCGGCACCCGCACGCTGCTGACCGGGCTGCCGGTGGTCTTCCTGGACGTGCGACTCGCCGACGCCGTCAAGCGGGTGGGCCTCGACGCGCCCCGCCCGCTGCTGGCCGTCAACCCCCGCAAGCAGTGGCGCGAACTGATGGAACACCGCCGCCCGCTGTACACCGAGGTCGCGCGCGCCGTGATCGGAACGGGGGAGCGCACCCCCGAGCAGGTCGCCGAGGCGATCCTGGACGCTTTGGAGCTACGGCAGGCCGCGGGGAGCCCGCAGGCCGCCCACAGGGAGGAACAGGCATGACGGAGCAGGCCACCCGTATCCAGGTCGGCGGCACGGCGGGCACCGACCCCTACGAGGTGCTCGTCGGGCGGCAGCTGCTCGGCGAACTCCCGGGCCTGATCGGCGAGAGCGCGCAGCGGGTCGCGGTGCTGCACCCGGAGGCGCTGGCCGCCACCGGCGAGGCGCTGCGCGAGGACCTGGCCGCCCAGGGCTACCAGGCGATCGCCGTCCAGCTCCCGAACGCCGAGGAGTCCAAGACCGCCGAGGTCGCCGCCTACTGCTGGAAGGCGCTCGGCCAGTCCGGCTTCACCCGCAGCGATGTGATCGTCGGCGTCGGCGGCGGTGCCACCACCGACCTGGCCGGTTTCGTCGCCGCGACCTGGCTGCGCGGGGTGCGCTGGATCGCCGTGCCGACCACCGTGCTCGGCATGGTGGACGCCGCGGTCGGCGGCAAGACCGGCATCAACACCGCCGAGGGCAAGAACCTCGTCGGCGCCTTCCACCCGCCGGCCGGGGTGCTCTGCGACCTGGCCGCGCTGGACTCGCTGCCGGTCCACGACTACGTCTCCGGCCTGGCCGAGGTCATCAAGGCCGGCTTCATCGCCGACCCGGCGATCCTCGAACTGATCGAGTCCGACCCCGAGGCCGCCAAGCGCCCGGACGGCGCGCACACCGCCGAGCTGATCGAGCGGGCGATCCGGGTCAAGGCCGAGGTCGTCTCCGCCGACCTCAAGGAGTCCGGTCTGCGCGAGATCCTCAACTACGGCCACACCCTCGCGCACGCCATCGAGAAGAACGAGCGCTACAACTGGCGCCACGGCGCGGCCGTCTCCGTCGGCATGGTCTTCGCCGCCGAACTCGGCCGGATCGCCGGCCGCCTGGACGACGCCACCGCCGACCGCCACCGCTCCGTCCTGGAGTCCGTCGGGCTGCCGCTGACCTACCGCGGCGACCAGTGGCCCAAGCTGCTGGAGACCATGAAGGTCGACAAGAAGACCCGCGGCGACCGGCTGCGCTTCATCGTCCTGGACGGCCTCGCCAAGCCGACCGTCCTGGAGGGCCCGGACCCGGCGATGCTGCTCGCCGCCCACGCGGAGATCGCGTCGTGACCCGGCGGGTGCTGGTCCTCAACGGGCCCAATCTCGGCCGGCTGGGCTCCCGCGAGCCCGACGTCTACGGCGCCACCTCCTACGCCGGACTGGTCCAGGAGTGCGCCCGGCTCGGCAAGGAGCTGGGTTTCGAGGCCGAGGTCCGCGAGACCAACGACGAGGGGGAGATGATCCGCTGGCTGCACGAGGCCGCCGACGGATCGGTCCCGGTCGTCATCAACCCCGGCGCCTTCACGCACTATTCGTACGGCATGCGGGACGCGGCCGCCCAGCGCACCGCCCCGCTGATCGAGGTGCACATCTCGAACCCGTACGCGCGCGAGGAGTTCCGCCACAACTCGGTCCTCGCGGCCGTCGCCAGCGGTACGGTCGCCGGCTTCGGCATCGGCTCGTACCGTCTCGCGCTCCGCGCGCTGGCCGAGGAGTGCGACGCCTGACGCCCGTCGGGCACGTTCTCCCGCCCCCGGCCGTTCACCCGGCGGGCGCCGGGGGCACCGGGCGCCCGCGCCGCGTCCGGGAGGGTACCGTTCGCAGCAGCACCACCCACGGCGGCGGCCGTGGGGCCCAACGGCCCTTCGGGGCCGGTGGGTTACCGCTCCGCGCGCCGGGCAGCCGGTCCCGGCGCCCGGGCACCCCCGCCCGGCGCGGACCGGGGGAGCACCGCACCACACCGACCGCACGAGACGGAGAGCCACCGGATGCAGTACGCAGTGGGGGCTCCGCTGCCACCGCCCCACGGGCAGGCATCACCGGGGGCCGCCATGAACTGGACGCCCCACCAGGGACCGCACACCCCGCCCCTCTCGCCGCAGGCCCCCGCCGCCCCGCCCCCGCCCGCGCAGCAGCCCGCCCCCGGACAGGGCTGGCACGGGCCCGCGCCCCAGCAGGCCCCGCCCCCGCCGCACAGCTCGGAGGTCACCGGCCAGGTGCAGCTGCCCCCGGGCGCCCCGGTGCCGCTGCCCAGCCCGCCCGCCGACGCCGCGGCCCCGGACGCCTCGCACGCCGCCGTCGCGGTGCTGCTCATCGGCCCGGCCGGCGCGGGCAAGACCAGCGTGGCGCGCCACTGGGCCGACACCCGGCGGGTGCCGACCGCGCACATCAGCCTCGACGACGTCCGCGAATGGGTCCGGTCCGGCTTCGCCGATCCGCAGGCCGGCTGGAACGACCACTCCGAGGCGCAGTACCGCCTCGCCCGGCGTACCTGCGGCTTCGCGGCCCGCAACTTCCTCGCCAACGGCATCTCCTGCATCCTCGACGACGCCGTCTTCCCCGACCGGCCGGTCGTCGGACTGGGCGGCTGGAAGCGGCATGTGGGCCCCGGCCTGCTGCCGGTCGTGCTGCTGCCCGGCCTGGAGATCGTCCTGGAGCGCAACGCGCGGCGCAGCGGCAACCGCCGGCTGTCCGACGAAGAGGTGGCCAGGATCCACGGACGGATGGCCGGCTGGTACGGCTCCGGCCTGCCGATCATCGACAACTCCCAGCACGACGTCGCCACGACGGTGCGGGTGCTGGACGACGTCGTCGCCCGCAGCATCGCCAGCCCGCCGAGCTGGTAGCGGCCGCACGCGGCTCTCCCCCGGGCGGCCCCGCTCGACCGGCCGCCTCCGGGGAGCCGCCGTACGCTCGTGATATGTCCGAGTTGTACGCGGTCCGACGCACCCGGCTGCGCGACCGCGTAGCCGGGGCCGGAAGCACCGCAGCCCTGATCTCGCGCCCCGCGAACGTCCGCTATCTGACCGGTTGCGCACCGCCCGGCGCCGCGCTGCTGCTGGGCCCGGCCGACGACGTGCTGCTGTGCGGGGGACCGCTGAGCGGCGATCCCGCCGAGGGGCGCCCGGCCGACGACGTACGGGTCTCGGTGCTGCCGACCCGCGATGGCGACCCGGTGGTGGCCGGCGCCGACCAGGCCGCGGCGGCCGGCGCGGACACCCTGGCCGTCGAGGAGCACCACCTCACCGTCACCCGGCACCGCGCGCTCTCCCAGGTCGCGCCCCGGCTGCGGCTGACCGACCTGGCCTGCGCGGTCGAGGGGCAGCGGCTGGTGAAGGACGACGACGAGATCGCCTGTCTGCGGATCGCCGCCGAGATCGCCGACCAGGCCCTCGGGGAACTCCTGGAATCGATCCTGGTCGGCCGCACCGAGCGGCACCTCGCCCTGGAACTGGAACGCCGGCTGGTGGACCACGGCGCGGACGGCCCGGCGTTCCCCACCTCCGTCGCGACCGGCCCGAACGCCGGCCGCCCCGGGCATCTGCCCACCGACCGGCGGGTCGAGGAGGGCGACTTCCTCAGTGTCTGCCTGGGGGCCAACTACCGCGGCTACCGCTGCGAGATCGGCCGTACCTTCGTCATCGGGACCACCCCCTCGGACTGGCAGATCGAGCTGTACGATCTCGTTTTCGCAGCCCAGCGGGCCGGGCGCGAGGCGCTCGCGCCGGGTGTGGAGTGCCGCGAGGTGGACCGGGTGACCCGCCACGTACTGGACGCCGCGGGCTACGGGGAGCGGCTCGGACCGTGGACCGGGCACGGCGTGGGGCTCGAAATCGACGAGGACCCTCAGTTGTCGCCCGCCGCCATGGGTAAACTGGACGCTTGCGTGCCGGTCACCGTCGAGCCGGGGGTTCACATCCCGGGCCGTGGGGGTGTCCGGATCGACGACACACTCGTCGTCCGCCCCGAGGCGGACGGCGGGCCCGAGCTACTCACGATCACGACCAAGGAGCTGCTCGCACTCTGAGCCGTAGGGGTTCGGCGTGCGCGTGCTCCGGGGTCCCACCACCTGCAGTCCAGGAGATTCCGCAACCGTGGCATCCACGAACGACCTCAAGAACGGCATGGTGCTCAAGCTCGAAGGCGGCCAGCTCTGGTCCGTCGTCGAGTTCCAGCACGTCAAGCCCGGCAAGGGCCCGGCCTTTGTCCGCACCAAGCTCAAGAACGTGCTGTCCGGCAAGGTGGTGGACAAGACCTTCAACGCCGGCGTGAAGGTCGAGACGGCCACCGTCGACAAGCGCGGGATGCAGTTCTCGTACATGGACGGCGACTACTTCGTCTTCATGGACATGGACACCTACGACCAGCTGCACGTCGACCGCAAGGCCGTCGGCGACGCCGCGAACTACCTCATCGAGGGCTTCGAGGCGGTCGTGGCGCAGCACGAGGGCGAGGTGCTCTACGTCGAGCTGCCCGCCGCGGTCGAGCTGACCATCAAGCACACCGAGCCCGGTGTCCAGGGTGACCGTTCCACCGGTGGCTCCAA comes from the Streptomyces angustmyceticus genome and includes:
- a CDS encoding shikimate kinase; the encoded protein is MTSPVVVLIGPPGAGKSTVGALLAERLGVGYRDTDADIVATAGRPIAEIFIDEGEPYFRELERTAVREALESHPGVLSLGGGAILDGGTRTLLTGLPVVFLDVRLADAVKRVGLDAPRPLLAVNPRKQWRELMEHRRPLYTEVARAVIGTGERTPEQVAEAILDALELRQAAGSPQAAHREEQA
- a CDS encoding Pro-rich N-terminal domain-containing protein, with amino-acid sequence MQYAVGAPLPPPHGQASPGAAMNWTPHQGPHTPPLSPQAPAAPPPPAQQPAPGQGWHGPAPQQAPPPPHSSEVTGQVQLPPGAPVPLPSPPADAAAPDASHAAVAVLLIGPAGAGKTSVARHWADTRRVPTAHISLDDVREWVRSGFADPQAGWNDHSEAQYRLARRTCGFAARNFLANGISCILDDAVFPDRPVVGLGGWKRHVGPGLLPVVLLPGLEIVLERNARRSGNRRLSDEEVARIHGRMAGWYGSGLPIIDNSQHDVATTVRVLDDVVARSIASPPSW
- the efp gene encoding elongation factor P gives rise to the protein MASTNDLKNGMVLKLEGGQLWSVVEFQHVKPGKGPAFVRTKLKNVLSGKVVDKTFNAGVKVETATVDKRGMQFSYMDGDYFVFMDMDTYDQLHVDRKAVGDAANYLIEGFEAVVAQHEGEVLYVELPAAVELTIKHTEPGVQGDRSTGGSKPAELETGYSIQVPLFITTGEKIKVDTRTGDYLGRVNS
- the aroQ gene encoding type II 3-dehydroquinate dehydratase, with protein sequence MTRRVLVLNGPNLGRLGSREPDVYGATSYAGLVQECARLGKELGFEAEVRETNDEGEMIRWLHEAADGSVPVVINPGAFTHYSYGMRDAAAQRTAPLIEVHISNPYAREEFRHNSVLAAVASGTVAGFGIGSYRLALRALAEECDA
- a CDS encoding aminopeptidase P family protein, coding for MSELYAVRRTRLRDRVAGAGSTAALISRPANVRYLTGCAPPGAALLLGPADDVLLCGGPLSGDPAEGRPADDVRVSVLPTRDGDPVVAGADQAAAAGADTLAVEEHHLTVTRHRALSQVAPRLRLTDLACAVEGQRLVKDDDEIACLRIAAEIADQALGELLESILVGRTERHLALELERRLVDHGADGPAFPTSVATGPNAGRPGHLPTDRRVEEGDFLSVCLGANYRGYRCEIGRTFVIGTTPSDWQIELYDLVFAAQRAGREALAPGVECREVDRVTRHVLDAAGYGERLGPWTGHGVGLEIDEDPQLSPAAMGKLDACVPVTVEPGVHIPGRGGVRIDDTLVVRPEADGGPELLTITTKELLAL
- the aroB gene encoding 3-dehydroquinate synthase, with translation MTEQATRIQVGGTAGTDPYEVLVGRQLLGELPGLIGESAQRVAVLHPEALAATGEALREDLAAQGYQAIAVQLPNAEESKTAEVAAYCWKALGQSGFTRSDVIVGVGGGATTDLAGFVAATWLRGVRWIAVPTTVLGMVDAAVGGKTGINTAEGKNLVGAFHPPAGVLCDLAALDSLPVHDYVSGLAEVIKAGFIADPAILELIESDPEAAKRPDGAHTAELIERAIRVKAEVVSADLKESGLREILNYGHTLAHAIEKNERYNWRHGAAVSVGMVFAAELGRIAGRLDDATADRHRSVLESVGLPLTYRGDQWPKLLETMKVDKKTRGDRLRFIVLDGLAKPTVLEGPDPAMLLAAHAEIAS